Proteins encoded by one window of Teretinema zuelzerae:
- the trmD gene encoding tRNA (guanosine(37)-N1)-methyltransferase TrmD produces the protein MKFHVLTLFPEIPQAFFDNSIMARAVKKGIIAYNLVNIRDFAFNKHKSCDDKPYGAVNDKHVPGMLMLPEPLALALESVGAGFKSPETASNRPRVVYVTPSGTPLTQRLAQELSHEEELVFICGRYEGIDQRIIDGWVDDEISIGDYVMSSGELAATVIIDTVYRLIDGVISSESLAEESFSDGLLEYPQYTRPEIFRDMSVPEMLLSGHHENIRRWRLRKRVEKTLRVRPDLIEQARISGSLSEEAEKIIKELQNGNGSDPNDRRKPEKG, from the coding sequence ATGAAGTTCCATGTGCTGACCTTATTCCCTGAAATACCGCAGGCTTTTTTCGATAATTCGATTATGGCACGGGCGGTCAAGAAGGGAATTATTGCCTACAATCTGGTTAATATCCGCGATTTTGCCTTTAATAAGCATAAATCCTGCGATGATAAACCCTATGGAGCCGTCAACGATAAGCATGTTCCCGGAATGCTCATGCTTCCTGAACCTCTTGCCCTGGCTCTCGAATCCGTAGGAGCGGGATTCAAATCCCCTGAAACGGCTTCAAACCGGCCCCGGGTTGTGTACGTGACTCCTTCCGGCACGCCTTTGACTCAAAGGCTTGCACAGGAGCTGTCTCATGAAGAGGAGCTCGTTTTTATCTGCGGTCGATACGAAGGCATCGATCAGAGGATAATAGACGGGTGGGTTGATGATGAGATTTCCATCGGAGATTACGTGATGTCGTCGGGCGAACTGGCGGCTACCGTGATCATCGATACCGTGTACCGGCTCATCGACGGCGTTATTTCCAGCGAATCCCTGGCGGAGGAAAGCTTTTCCGACGGGTTGCTGGAGTATCCCCAGTATACGAGACCTGAAATATTCCGGGATATGTCTGTCCCGGAGATGCTTCTTTCGGGGCATCATGAAAATATCCGCCGCTGGCGTTTGCGGAAACGCGTCGAGAAAACGTTGCGCGTGCGGCCGGACCTGATAGAACAGGCCCGGATTTCCGGCTCCCTTTCAGAGGAAGCGGAAAAAATCATCAAGGAGCTTCAAAATGGGAATGGATCTGATCCGAACGATCGAAGAAAGCCAGAAAAAGGCTGA
- a CDS encoding KH domain-containing protein translates to MEKDLVEYIAKSLVDDPGAVTVNEVEGEKATILELRVAPDDIGKVIGKYGRIAKAMRTVLSASSGKSGKRVSLEILD, encoded by the coding sequence GTGGAAAAAGATTTAGTTGAATATATTGCTAAATCCCTGGTAGACGATCCCGGTGCGGTAACGGTTAATGAGGTTGAGGGCGAAAAAGCCACCATCCTCGAACTCCGTGTCGCGCCGGATGATATCGGCAAGGTGATCGGCAAATACGGACGCATTGCCAAAGCGATGCGAACCGTGCTGAGCGCTTCTTCCGGCAAATCCGGTAAAAGGGTTTCTCTGGAAATTCTTGACTGA
- the rimM gene encoding ribosome maturation factor RimM (Essential for efficient processing of 16S rRNA): protein MDLMITGVVRSAHGLDGFVRVDSSSGEVDHFADLSSVVLRINKTGAEKSYDIEAVEGHSQCLLIKFRGIDTPEQAKTLAGAQILVPRDLACPLSEGEYYVSDLCQCVLVYEGLPIGNITDVVEGGAGDLLAVTLFEGSVPESVEASTHDASVSKKDAPSGKQTRLVPMRKEFVGKVDLQARTVELMHRWILD from the coding sequence ATGGATTTGATGATAACAGGGGTTGTCCGTTCGGCTCACGGGCTGGACGGCTTTGTTCGAGTTGACAGTTCTTCCGGAGAGGTCGATCACTTCGCTGATCTCTCTTCGGTGGTTCTGCGGATCAATAAGACCGGCGCCGAGAAGTCATACGACATCGAGGCCGTGGAAGGCCACAGCCAGTGTCTGTTGATTAAATTTCGCGGAATCGATACGCCGGAGCAGGCTAAAACGCTCGCCGGCGCGCAAATTCTGGTTCCGCGCGACTTGGCTTGTCCTCTTTCGGAGGGCGAGTACTATGTCAGCGATCTTTGTCAGTGTGTTCTTGTATATGAGGGTCTTCCAATAGGAAACATCACAGATGTAGTGGAAGGCGGAGCGGGTGACCTTCTCGCGGTTACTCTCTTCGAGGGCTCTGTTCCGGAATCGGTTGAAGCGTCGACGCACGATGCTTCCGTCTCTAAAAAAGACGCGCCATCCGGAAAACAAACGCGTCTTGTTCCCATGCGTAAGGAATTCGTCGGCAAGGTTGACTTGCAGGCGCGGACCGTTGAGCTGATGCACCGCTGGATTCTGGATTAA